The genomic stretch aaaataacatatatGCATTTCACTTTAATTTGATCCTTTCACAACACAAAATGCAAAAACtaaattgttattttatttatgcatataaattttaaacaaattaaattaaaaaaataaaataatttttattatttattttatttcttttatatattcACTTTTTATACTTATTCTTACTCTTTATTTAAAGTTAATAGTAAaaagattaattaattaatgttttccAATTcgaaacaaaataattttaaaatgaaatagaaaaaaaaaataaaaaatatatatatagaaaagcATAACTCTTTATGggaaaatacatatatataaaatcaaacaaactttTCATCAAAAGCCTGCTTTTAGTTTTATTCCCTCCATTTTAGATTCAATGTCCAATTGACatattttaaagtttttaaatatttattctttttatgataatatttaagtaatatattttaatttatttttatctttttcccTAATAACTATGTAACTTGAAATTATAAAAGtataataacaatatatacTATTAGTtgaagtttaattattttttaacaaatcatctttttaagaaaaaaattgtgaattaacctttttataaataatcaactaatattattccttttttaaaaaattcttttcttTATATCATAACATTTTAAACCACACTAACGTAACAAttactcatttatttttatttattaattttttgttaaaaatattcttaCAAAAAATATCAGTTTTATCTACttttactttattattattatgattattattattattattaataaagtAACTACCAGCGTGAAATATTTTCATGTgaatacaatagttaaaagttattatataatttaacgtatttaattaaaagtttaattttgacgtattgacaaaatattttatatcgttgtatagttatttttactaatatattaatatatgatTAGATATATATGtgaaataattttatgttaataatgtattaaaattaaatcttttaattaaattatttaataatattattattactatttttgtatgaaaatagtTCAATTATTCATAAGTAGtcattttatttgtttaatataTGTAATGTTATTTTGACAAAAGATTTAAGGGAAATAGATCCTCTTCATTTTTTCTAATACTTAGAGAGAATAAAATGTGATTTTcacatttaattttataaatgaaactaaaattaaataagagagagaagatgAGATTCTTCACTAAAcattatctaatttttttttctactaaAAGGATCCACTCCCACTTTTAAGTTAGAGAGGAAAGTCCTTACTTACTCCAAGACACTGAaggttctctcttctctttctcccttACTAAAAGGATCCACCACCCACTTTCAAAGACGCACccaaatctctctctctctctctcaccccCTTCCTATATATAAATACCCATTCCCACTCTTGAACCACTCACATCAATTTCAAGGCTCTCTCTCGTTACTATTTTGTTGATTTTGAGAGAGGAGGCTCGTTACTGTTTTGTTGACTTTGAGAGAGGAGAAACAATTATTAAAGAGAGTGAGAATAGTAATAATAATGGAGAATCATAATAATGAAGAAATCCCATCAGCACCATCAACACCAGCCACACCAGGGACTCCAGGTGCACCTCTCTTCGGAGGTTTCAGATCCaccaacaataatggtgggggTCTCAGTAGAAAATCACTTCTCAAGAACTGCAAGTGTTTCAGCGTTGAAGAATGGACCATTGAAGATGGTGCCTTACCCAAAGTCTCTTGCTCTTTGCCACCTCCTCCTGTTCCTCTTGCCAGAAAGGTAGTACGCACGTGCGCCACATCTCTAACTAACTCCCACCTCCTATCGTAACTAATTTCTGTTACAAACTGTTCCGTCACATAAAACACCATCTCTAACTAACTCGCTCCCAACTCCTTCGTAACTAACTTTTTTGTAACTGTTTGCTCacttaactaattttaaatttgtatgaTCAGGTGGGAGCTGAGTTCATCGGAACGTTCATTCTAATGTTCGCCGGAACAGCGGCGGCTATAGTGAATGAAAAGACAAATGGATCCGAAACTCTGATTGGCTGTGCTGCGGTCACCGGCCTTGCTGTTATGGTGATCATTCTCTCCACCGGACACATATCCGGTGCTCATCTAAACCCTGCCGTCACCATCTCCTTTGCCGCTTTGAAGCACTTCCCATGGAGGAATGTAAGAACTTgtcatatataattatttatgtgtaTGTCATCTATCAACTCTTTATCAAGTGTGTTGAGATTcgtgtatttttaaaatataaaaaaatatataacaaaaatttatatataattatttaataatttttaattattaattttatataaagataattgtatataaattttattaaaatatatatggCATGCATACAGGTGCCAATGTATATTGGAGCACAAATATTGGCATCAGTGTGTGCGGCATTTGTACTGAAGGGAGTGTATCATCCATTCATGGGAGGAGGTGTGACGGTTCCTTCCGGAGGATACGGCCAAGCTTTTGCTTTAGAATTCATCATCAGCTTCAATCTCATGTTTGTTGTCACTGCTGTCGCCACCGACACTAGAGCTGTAAGCATATATTATATTATCTCTATAATACTTAATATGCTAATTGtcaataattttttctttaattaaataataataatatggctaaaaaaaaagtatattcacaatgtttattttataagttcattttattattttgtggGGAGCAGattgaataatatatatttttttttgttttatttattgattattATATGATTGGGTGCATTTATTAGTAGTAAGACATCCGAGGCTGTACATGTTTAATTGCAAGCTGAAAGGACAAGAgtcaatgaaaaaaaatattaaaaatgggTGCATATGCCTCTGCAATAATTATAGTTTTCAATGAAGTGAAGTATTatataaaaaacaataaaattttcaaGTTGTCTCTGGATATGGATACtctgatttaaaaattttataaatagtCATTTTTTAACTTTAGTAAATATGAATACTACTCTATTCATTTGTTCtttattatcttttaattagtttaaatttttagaaaaaaaattatcgttatatattcaataataattatGTTTTTTACTAGATACgtttagaaaaaattaaatatatcttGAATAAAGGGAAATAATTTGCTGTGTGTTGCAATATTAAtcagataaataaaataaaataattattttctaGTATGTGTATGGCCGTATGGGTAATGGAGAAATTTTGTGAATAGTTGAGTGAGCCAAATAATTGGTTGTAtatatttctttattattattattattgaaaaagaGTCAACCCAGACAAGCAGCCTTGGTGGTAGGGCGGTGCCAataaaatccaaattaaaatGCTATGGACTATGGTTGCCATATTTGAGTCAATGAATATAGAAATAATAATGTTGAAAAATATATCCATCTATATTATAAGTATTTGAATCTAGTCCTCAATTATTCAACTTGTATGAATAGTTTTGTTTATATATGTGATATGAACATGTTTTTGCAGTGAGATATACTATTGtatcattttatattttttttaaatatataataataataataataataataataataataataataataataattgagaGATGAGATTTTGGaatcttttgtttgtttgttacACCATGAATGTAACTCTTACTTATAATATTGATTGTATGTAATAACAAAAATGATTTGATATtaacatattaattaaaaagagGATGTGTGTatgttataatattaaatattgataaaattgtttatggtgaTAAATAAAGGTTGGAGAGTTAGCGGGAATCGCGGTGGGAGCCACTGTCATGCTCAACATACTCATAGCCGGGTATGTCCTTCTATCAAATCTATATTCACTttcatataattatataaataattaattattaatttattataataacatctatatataaaatttggtataaatataactatttatattatcttttttattaatttaaatttgtaaaataagtaattttataatataatattaaagttttttgtttgaaaaatctaaaattcGATTCTTAATGAATACTacaaataaaaagataatatgagataaataaaaaaaagcagacttatataaaaattaaataaatttaaaagaggctcttatttaaaaagaatattagaaatataattatttatatttttttatcaatttaaatttttaaaataaataattttaaaacaaaattaactatttttaatttaaaaacgatttttttgtgactatttAAAAAcgatttaatataattatttttttagatgagaaaatagaagagagaaaaaCAGATTAAAGATagggaaagaaagagagaaggataacttttttgttattttttaatcataataataagGGCATGCATGCATGACTCACTAGCTAGGAGGTAGGAACAACAATAAGTTTGATCATACATTATTGTCCTTGTTGTGTACATGAACAATTACATAGACAGATTGATTAATTCTTCTAGGAAAACTTCTATctggaaaaaaatattattaattattattgttgataTATAGTGGATATGTGGAGCTTTCAAATGTCAATTCAATTAATAACTAATTCTTAATTAGAA from Arachis stenosperma cultivar V10309 chromosome 9, arast.V10309.gnm1.PFL2, whole genome shotgun sequence encodes the following:
- the LOC130947313 gene encoding aquaporin NIP6-1, encoding MENHNNEEIPSAPSTPATPGTPGAPLFGGFRSTNNNGGGLSRKSLLKNCKCFSVEEWTIEDGALPKVSCSLPPPPVPLARKVGAEFIGTFILMFAGTAAAIVNEKTNGSETLIGCAAVTGLAVMVIILSTGHISGAHLNPAVTISFAALKHFPWRNVPMYIGAQILASVCAAFVLKGVYHPFMGGGVTVPSGGYGQAFALEFIISFNLMFVVTAVATDTRAVGELAGIAVGATVMLNILIAGPVSGGSMNPVRILGPAIAANNYKAIWIYLTAPILGALGGAGAYSAVKLPNEDENPELKAPSNHGSFRR